A DNA window from Hoplias malabaricus isolate fHopMal1 chromosome 5, fHopMal1.hap1, whole genome shotgun sequence contains the following coding sequences:
- the inka1a gene encoding PAK4-inhibitor inka1 encodes MLCLQDSSSCLREQMRYMMRSLQDLKHLRRTCIAAPPVGLAAPRPRACKLLIAQRERRSRLRSSDASESSSYDSACCLSGPMENESGTAGGHPVVSSPSSERSLELDSGYSENSWRDEVVVLRRSRNVRVSSSACLRTNQIQSESVRTRPKSTSDACLERWTSFEASNDPEDWTTALLTRGRNRQPLVLGDNSFADLVQNWMDLPDVPERPSEAKESKPNMGRRLAKDFLVNVRRRLAGISQNMKSDPSKLNKRLSCQMDLPRKVPFFHKSHIGLNELDTDFYRFTALMKTGSRQPIICNDIIGYI; translated from the coding sequence CTGTGTCTCCAAGACTCCAGCAGCTGTCTCCGGGAGCAGATGCGTTACATGATGCGATCTCTTCAGGATCTGAAGCACCTGCGCCGGACTTGCATTGCAGCGCCCCCTGTAGGCCTGGCTGCGCCTCGGCCTCGCGCCTGCAAGCTTCTGATCGCACAGAGGGAACGTCGTTCCAGGCTCAGGAGCAGCGATGCTAGCGAGTCTAGCAGCTATGACTCGGCCTGCTGCCTGTCGGGCCCCATGGAGAACGAGAGTGGAACTGCAGGCGGTCACCCAGTGGTCAGTTCTCCCAGCAGCGAGAGAAGCTTGGAGCTCGACTCGGGATATTCAGAGAACTCCTGGAGGGATGAGGTTGTGGTGCTTCGTCGCTCTAGAAATGTTCGTGTGTCTTCGTCGGCTTGTCTCCGGACCAATCAGATCCAGAGTGAGAGTGTCCGGACTCGACCCAAATCCACTTCAGATGCCTGTTTAGAGAGGTGGACATCGTTTGAAGCCTCAAATGACCCTGAGGACTGGACGACAGCTTTGTTAACAAGAGGACGCAACCGCCAGCCACTGGTTCTCGGAGACAACAGCTTTGCTGACCTCGTACAGAACTGGATGGACTTGCCAGATGTTCCAGAACGTCCGTCCGAAGCCAAAGAGTCCAAGCCTAATATGGGCCGGCGCCTGGCTAAAGACTTTCTGGTCAACGTGAGGCGGAGATTAGCCGGTATTTCACAGAACATGAAGTCGGACCCTTCCAAGCTCAACAAGCGTCTGTCATGTCAGATGGACCTTCCAAGAAAAGTCCCCTTCTTTCACAAGTCTCACATCGGCCTCAACGAGCTGGACACAGACTTTTACCGCTTCACTGCCCTCATGAAGACGGGTAGCCGGCAGCCAATCATCTGTAACGACATCATCGGATACATATGA